Part of the Varibaculum massiliense genome is shown below.
TCGGAAAGGATAACCGCTGAAAGCATCTAAGCGGGAAGCCTGCTTTAAGATAAGGTCTTTCAGGTTCCCAGTAGACTACTGGGTAGATAGGCCAGAAGTGTACACGTTGTAAAACGCAAAGCTGACTGGTACTAAACAACCATAAAAAAACAAATCACAACACTAAAACACGTGTTCAAGCATCCACACAAAATTGTCGTCACGAAGACGCTCACACCCACTCTCAAACACCGTCTACAAGAACGGTACCCCCCAAAAAACCGGTCCTTAAAAGACAATCACCGGTTCAAGAAGAACAAGCAAGGGGGTAAACACATAGTCTTGTGGTGGTCATAGCGCCTAGGACACGCCCAGTCCCATCCCGAACCTGGAAGCTAAGCTAGGCAGCGCTAATGGTACTACGCCCCAACGAGCGCGGGAGAGTAAGACACCACCACAACCATTTTATTGAGGCAGGGCACAGAAGCTGGTTACAGTTTTTGTGCCCTGCCTTTCTATAAATTTCTTCACGAAGTTAATAATCGATTTTTGCCAGGAATCGAAATCATCTAAACGTTGTAAGCAGGCTTTTTCAACAGTCTCTTAGCCCTCAGATAGCGACTCCGTTGTTTGCTGAAAAATTACTTTTTTAAACCAACAGAATTACCGGCTTGCGGTGATACCATTAAGCAAGTGGTTTCAGGTGCAAGGAAGCACAGGAAATAAAGGAAGTTTTTGTGTCTACTGGAAACAATGATTTTGAAAACGATCAGATTAGGTCAGATACTGGTGTAGCAAATAAGCCTTCTGGTTCTCATAGCTCTTTACATGCGTTACTTCCTGCCCTGGCGCTTACCACAGTTACCGCAGTTTGGGGATCTACTTTTTTCCTAATCAAGGGATTAGTTGAGACTATTCCTCCTATTGATTTTCTTGGGATACGGTTTTTGATTGCCGGTGTTTTGATCGGCTCACTCCGTTTTCGCTCTTTATTAAAGGCTTCAGCTGCGATATGGGGTAAGGGCGCTGTACTTGGACTAATCTATGCCTCAGCACAAATTTTTCAGACTATGGGGTTGCAACATACGCACGCATCGGTTTCGGGTTTTATTACTGGAATGTATGTAGTGTTAACTCCAGTAGTTTTGCTACTGTTATTTCGCGAAAAAATTAGCGCTTTAACTTGGGGGACAATAATAGTAGCAACAGCAGGACTAATGATCCTCAGCCTTAATGGTTTTGCTTTAGGCTACGGAGAAGTAATCACACTTATAGGTTCTCTGCTGTATGCATTGCATATTGTCATGTTGGGACATTGGGCTCCCGACAGTGATGTCATGTTGCTTGGGGCTATTCAAGTCATGACTGTTGGAGTTATTTGTTTCATTGCTTCTACTCCAGGTGGGATAGAACTTCCCCACGACCCTATACAGTGGATGCAGATGCTTTATATGGCAATAATTGCTGGTTTACTTGCTATTTTACTCCAGACCTGGGCTCAGGCGCGTATAAGTGCTACGTCCGCAGCAATCATTATGACAACTGAACCTCTTTTCGCGGCAGGATTTGCTGTGGCTCTAGGTGGCGAACATATAACCTGGCGGTTACTCGTGGGAGGAGGATTGATACTCGCTGCAATGTTTGGAACTGAACTATTGCCGGAACGTGTTAAGAGCGGAAACCGGTAAGACTGGGGAATTTATTAACTTTAACGAAATCACCAACCTGTGAGTGTTTCATGAAAAGGAGATAAAAATGAAAACACTAAAATCAGTATTGGCTCTGGGGGTAGCAACGGTGCTAGCTGCTACTTGCCTTTCCGGCTGTTCGGGGGGGGGGGGGGGGGGGAAAGTCTTTTCTTTTTGAGAGTAAGTCCTCAGGAGGAGCTAAGGGCACGGTAACTTGGTCAACCTGGGGTACTCCCGATGAACTGAAAATCTTCGAACAATTTAATAAAGAGTTCATGCAGCGCCACCCGGATATTAAAATCAAATTTCAGCCGGTAGCATCTTACTCTGACTATCACTCCAAGTTGACTACGCAACTTAGCTCAAAAACTGCCCCCGATGTTTTTTATGTCGGTGATGATCGGATTACTTCCCTGGTACACAATCAAACTCTAGCTCCTATCGACGATCACTTGGGCACGGGCGACTCCGCGCTATCTTTGAAGGATTTTAACCATGACATTTACCGCATCGCGGAGATGGATGGTAAAACATACGCTCTTCCCAATGACGTAAATCCCGATGCATTCTGGTACAACAAGGTAGTACTCAAACAAGCAGGCATTACTGAGGATCCCGCGCAGTTAGCCAAAGAGGGCAAATGGACAACTGAAAAGTTCTTCGAAATGCTCGATAAAATAAAAGCCTCAGGTAAAGAAGGCGCGGCTTTCTGGAACTACTGGTCAACCACGGATTCTATTATGATTAGTCAGGGTGGCAAAGTCTACGATGACTCCGGGAAATACGTAGCAAATAAAGACGCTAAGTCGGTAAAGGCACTACAAGATTGGGCAGACAAGTTCAAATCTGGAGAACTTTTGGTTGCGGACGAGATGCCCTCGGGTGCAGATTCTGACACATTATTTGTCACCGACAAGTTAGGGTTTATGGTTCAGGGACGATACACCTTGGGAACCATTGAAAAGGCTAGCCGGGACAGTTCAGATTTTGATGTAGTAGGGTGGCCAACCCCTCAAGGAACTATTGGACGCAATGGTGTAGCCTCCTCCTTCCTGGCAGTGAATAAAAACGCAGCTGATTTGGATGCTGCTTTTACTTTCTTCAAAGAATTCCTGTCCAAAGAAGGGCAAACTTTGCG
Proteins encoded:
- a CDS encoding DMT family transporter, whose protein sequence is MSTGNNDFENDQIRSDTGVANKPSGSHSSLHALLPALALTTVTAVWGSTFFLIKGLVETIPPIDFLGIRFLIAGVLIGSLRFRSLLKASAAIWGKGAVLGLIYASAQIFQTMGLQHTHASVSGFITGMYVVLTPVVLLLLFREKISALTWGTIIVATAGLMILSLNGFALGYGEVITLIGSLLYALHIVMLGHWAPDSDVMLLGAIQVMTVGVICFIASTPGGIELPHDPIQWMQMLYMAIIAGLLAILLQTWAQARISATSAAIIMTTEPLFAAGFAVALGGEHITWRLLVGGGLILAAMFGTELLPERVKSGNR
- a CDS encoding ABC transporter substrate-binding protein, whose product is MFEQFNKEFMQRHPDIKIKFQPVASYSDYHSKLTTQLSSKTAPDVFYVGDDRITSLVHNQTLAPIDDHLGTGDSALSLKDFNHDIYRIAEMDGKTYALPNDVNPDAFWYNKVVLKQAGITEDPAQLAKEGKWTTEKFFEMLDKIKASGKEGAAFWNYWSTTDSIMISQGGKVYDDSGKYVANKDAKSVKALQDWADKFKSGELLVADEMPSGADSDTLFVTDKLGFMVQGRYTLGTIEKASRDSSDFDVVGWPTPQGTIGRNGVASSFLAVNKNAADLDAAFTFFKEFLSKEGQTLRLKDSGNALPSIKGIDEIVTDTGKPANVQSLIEMRDKGFANFPTEAGVPDLSNDISVNIMLPLYKGQKTAQQALDDTAKMVSEKAGK